TACCCACCCCGAAAGTCTCGAAAACAACATAGAACCCGCCACGCCGACAAACTGTATGAGCAGCACGCTGATGATCAGATTACCGTCTTCCATACCAACAATTTCTTTTTTGGCAAAAAGAACTGCCATAAGCATAACAGTTTGAACCCCCATACTGTAAATAAAAAAAGACGTTAAAAAGCGCTTAAGCCTTGCGATATGCTTCAATTCGGACCACACTTGGTAGAGTTCCTTAAAGCCTTTGAAAACAATATTGCCTTCCGGTTTATGCCCGTAAATATTATTGGGCAAACGTGCGAATGTTATCTGCGCGAATCCTATCCACCAGATACCAACCGTAACAAATGAATAACGTGCATTCATCTCAAAACCCTTTATTAAGATCAGATTGATGATCAATAACAACGCACTCCCGATATAACCCATTGAAAACCCTTTCGCGCTGATGCGATCGTGATCCTGGGGATCGGCAATTTCGGGAAGGTATGCATTGTAAAAAACAAGGCTGCCCCAAAAACCAACACTGGCAAGCAATACAGACAACAAACTGAAAAAAAGATTGTCAACACTAAAAAAATAAAGTGATGCGCATGATAATGAACCGAGATAACAGAAAAACTGCATGAATTTTCTTTTGTTACCCGAATAATCTGCTATGCCCGAAAGAATCGGAGCCAAAAGTGACACAATAATAAATGACAGGGAAACAACATAGGAATAAAGCTCAGTGTTCTTAAATTCCCTTCCGAACAATGATAAAGTATCACTCAATAACTTACCATCGTTATCTACAACACTGGTAACATTCTGATAGAAAACAGGAAAGATGGCAGCAGTAATAACCAATGGGTAAGCGGAGTTGGCCCAATCGTAAAAGGCCCAGGCATTGATTAGTTTTGTATCTCCTTTTTCGATGTGGGTCATTTACTCCAAATCATAAAACGCTGGTATAAAATCAATATTTCGTTATTTCAAATTCTACTCTCCTGTTTTGTTTCCTACCCTCTTCCGTAGCATTACTTGAAATAGGTTTTGTGCTTCCGTAGCCTTTAAAATCAATTTCATTAGCTACACCTTTTTCGATAAGGTAATCGAATACGGCTTTAGCCCTTGCTTCCGAAAGTGCCTGGTTAGCATCCTCATTGCCCTGGCTATCCGTATGCCCATTGATACGCAATTCCATTTTTGGATTTTGCTCAAGCTGCTCGATCAGCCTGTCCAATTCCGGGTACGAATCATCAACAAGGTCAGACTTGGCTGTTTCAAAGAAGATACTGCTCAAACGAACAACATCACCCGCTTTATACAAATTTGCTTCTTCAGGCACATGCATTTTATGAACCACGGAGCGCTTCATCTGAGCCAGAGTTGCAGGATCGATCTTTTCAACGAGTGAAACATCATCAACAAAATAATAGGACTCATGAAAAATCGCGAATAGTTTTTTCCGATTCAACCTGTACATGTCGCGTTTTGTTTTTTTTACAAAGTGACCAAGTGTAAGGTATCGTTCGCCTCCACTGGCAACAAAATCTCCTTCAAGCTTAATCCAGTCATAATTTCCAACGAGACCCTTTCGGTTATACATATAAAGCGAATTGGTTGAATCTACCTTATCGGAAAGAACAAAAGGTTTGATAGAGAAATAAACCCCCAGGTGCTTGAGGGCCATAGTACTGATAGAAAGTAACCGGAAATAACAAACAAAATGATACTCTTTACCCGGTTTTAATTTCTCAATGAGTTTAACATACAAAAACTCCTTATACTTTAACTGAAAACGAAGTCCGACACTTGCCTCACCCGAATGAGCTCCGTGATATCTGCTTGTATCGAGTTTTAAAGCCTGCAGATAATAATCAACGGTTGCAATTCCTTTCCAGGGAGCGCAATTCGATATAGATGCATTGCGCTTATTTTTGTGTGCTTCAAAACCGCCGTTAGGAACCAGGTTTTTCTGAGCATACAAGCCGGATGCCATGAACACCAATAACAGTGCCGGGATCACTTTTCTATATTCAATACAAAAGCCCATTCGCTTCAAACAGATCAGAATTTGAATTCTTTAATAGTATCAACAAAAAATTTCACTTTATCCTTTTCCGTATCCGGATACAGGCCGTGACCAAGATTTGCAATGTGTCTTTTAGGACCAAATGCTCTGAGCATTTTTATTGTTTCTCTCTTTATCGTTTCGTTATCGGCATAAAGTAAACAGGGGTCCATATTACCCTGAAGCGTTTTACCCCATCCGATCAATTCACGGCTTTCAGCAATATCCATGGTCCAGTCGAGGCCAATTGTATTACACTTCAAGGTACTTAAATCTTTACGTACAAAAAAGGCGTCTTTAGCAAAAACTGTTAACGGCACCTCGTTAATTGCTTCACATATCTTTGAAATATATTTCAATGCAAATTCCCTGTATTGTTCCGGGGAAAGCACACCTGCCCAGCTGTCAAACAGCTGGAGCATATCAGCCCCGGCTTTCACTTGTCCTTTTAAATAATTAATGGAACTCTGCGTAATCTTATCCAGCAATTGGTGAGCCAACTGAGGATGTGTATATAAAAATTTCTTAGCTTTTGAAAATGTCTTAGAGCCAGAACCTTCTACCATATAGGCAAGTATGGTCCAGGGCGCGCCACAAAAGCCGATCAAAGGAACACGATCATTCAATTCATTTTTGGTAAGCTGCAATGCTTTCATTACGTAATGAAGGTCATCGGCCTGAGCGATCCGCAATTGGTCAATATCATTTTTGATCTGAATTGTCTTTTCAAACCAGGGTCCCTTCGCTTCTACCATCTGGTAGGGCAAACCCATTGCCTCAGGAATGACCAGAATATCGGAAAAAATTATGGCGGCGTCAACACCTAAAATATCAACCGGCTGTATACTTACCTCGCATGCAAACTCAGGCGTTTCAACCAACTCTTTAAATCCGTTGAGCTTTGAGCGTACTGCGCGATACTCGGGCAATACCCGCCCGGCCTGGCGCATGAGCCAGACAGGAGTTCGCTCCACATCCTCACCTTTTGCCGCACGTAAAATCAGATCATTTCTCAGCATACCTAAAGCCCCACTTGGTTTACTTTATCAATTTATAAACAGCCGATTACAAACCTACATGATTTTTTATAATATTTCCATTAACTCATTCAATGATTTTATCTCATAACTTATTGTTTCAGCATGCTGCTTATCAGTTAAATTATAATACACCTGATCCATTCCTGCTGCACGTGCACCCAATATATCAACTTCCAGATCATCCCCGATCATAATACAGTCAACCGCATTCGCCTTGACTTGCTTAAGAGCGTATTCAAAGATAAGTGGCGATGGCTTTTTATAACCTGCCTGTTCAGGAGTTATCACGCGTTTAAAATGAGTTTCAATTTTTGAGGCTTTTAATTTGGAAAACTGTGCATCTTCAAAACCATTAGTTATAATATGCAGTGAATACTTACTTCCCAGATAATTTAATATTTCATACGTATATGGCTGTACAATGCTTTTATGCGGAGCGATTTCAACATAATCCTCACTTAAACTGTAACTCAGATCATAATTTTTCACGCCAAAATGCTGCAGCACAAGTAAAAAACGTTTGTACCTGAGTGATTGCTTGCTTATTCTTCCTTTTGAATAATCGGCCCAGAACTTCTTATTTATTTCATCGTATTTTTCAATGAACGCATCAAGCGAAACCAATCCTTTTTCCTGCAAAGCATATTTATAATACAACTCTTTTAATGTCTCAGCAGAGTTGGCATCCGCATCCCAAAGTGTGTGATCAAGATCAAAAAATATGTGCCGGTACTTTCTTACCATATATTTTTAGTTTCAATGAGTCCCGGATACTTGTGCCCTTGAGGATATAATACCATCTGTGGTTTCAGACATGAATTGGGTGAGTCTGAAATCCAGGATGGAATAATATTTCATCCGCATATTTTTTTAAATTTCTGATTGTCAGATGGAACACCCATGATATTCATTTGTTATTTTGATTCCAAAGGAATCATGGGTGTTTCAATGAAAGATATACTGATAAATATTGTTGTAAAAAAAATACAGGACAACAGCCCAGCCCCCAATAGAAATAAACATATAGGACATTATTTTCTTCCTGTTTTTATAATATCGCACAGCTAAAAAAACACCCAGGGGTATTGATAAAAGTGAAGGGGTAAGAATTGCGAGGCCAAACAAACCGAATCTGCGTTTGACTCTCACGATCATTTTATTTGTAAAGGTAAATTTAGGCTTTGGTTTGACCTTGCTTTCCTCAGGATCCGGGTTACTCTTGTTTTCAATAAGCTTTTGTCTTACTTTTTTATACGAACGGATCAATGCCTCGCTGATAAAGGTAAACACAAATGTTCCGGTCATTCCGCCGCTAATGGTAACTGTTAACACTTTGAAAAACGACCAATTAGCGAATACAGCTGAGGGTACGCCGGCCAGACCAAACTTTAAAGCACTAAGTACAAAAACACCGGCAATTTCAAGAAACTCTTTCCAGCCCATAACAATAATTATTGCTTTATACCAAATGACAGATCGCCGGCATCACCGAGGCCAGGCACAATGTATGACTGAACAGTAAGCTCCTCATCAACAGCTCCTATCCATAACGAAATAGTATCCGGCAAATGCCTTTTTACATACTCAACTCCTTCATGGCTGGCAATGACCGACACCACATGAATTTTTTTAGGAACACCCCTGCGGAGCAATGCCTTGTATGTAAGTTCGATGGAAGTGCCTGTGGCCATCATAGGATCTGCAAGAATGAGTGTTTTATTATTGAGATCGGGAGAGGCCATATATTCAACTTTAACATCAAAGCTCCCGTCTTTCTGGTGCTGGCGGTAAGCCGACACAAAGGCGTTTTCGGCCTTATCAAAAACATTGTGCATGCCATAATGCAAAGG
This DNA window, taken from Bacteroidota bacterium, encodes the following:
- a CDS encoding MFS transporter, which codes for MTHIEKGDTKLINAWAFYDWANSAYPLVITAAIFPVFYQNVTSVVDNDGKLLSDTLSLFGREFKNTELYSYVVSLSFIIVSLLAPILSGIADYSGNKRKFMQFFCYLGSLSCASLYFFSVDNLFFSLLSVLLASVGFWGSLVFYNAYLPEIADPQDHDRISAKGFSMGYIGSALLLIINLILIKGFEMNARYSFVTVGIWWIGFAQITFARLPNNIYGHKPEGNIVFKGFKELYQVWSELKHIARLKRFLTSFFIYSMGVQTVMLMAVLFAKKEIVGMEDGNLIISVLLIQFVGVAGSMLFSRLSGWVGNIKALGVAIFIWIGICIGTYLWVYTPGDFYIIASLVGLVMGGIQSLSRSTYSKLLPETEDHASYFSFYDVCEKIGIVIGTFSFGYIEGISGGMRNSVLALILFFVVGFVILLTIPKSRVIEAAE
- a CDS encoding OmpA family protein — its product is MKRMGFCIEYRKVIPALLLVFMASGLYAQKNLVPNGGFEAHKNKRNASISNCAPWKGIATVDYYLQALKLDTSRYHGAHSGEASVGLRFQLKYKEFLYVKLIEKLKPGKEYHFVCYFRLLSISTMALKHLGVYFSIKPFVLSDKVDSTNSLYMYNRKGLVGNYDWIKLEGDFVASGGERYLTLGHFVKKTKRDMYRLNRKKLFAIFHESYYFVDDVSLVEKIDPATLAQMKRSVVHKMHVPEEANLYKAGDVVRLSSIFFETAKSDLVDDSYPELDRLIEQLEQNPKMELRINGHTDSQGNEDANQALSEARAKAVFDYLIEKGVANEIDFKGYGSTKPISSNATEEGRKQNRRVEFEITKY
- the hemE gene encoding uroporphyrinogen decarboxylase, which translates into the protein MLRNDLILRAAKGEDVERTPVWLMRQAGRVLPEYRAVRSKLNGFKELVETPEFACEVSIQPVDILGVDAAIIFSDILVIPEAMGLPYQMVEAKGPWFEKTIQIKNDIDQLRIAQADDLHYVMKALQLTKNELNDRVPLIGFCGAPWTILAYMVEGSGSKTFSKAKKFLYTHPQLAHQLLDKITQSSINYLKGQVKAGADMLQLFDSWAGVLSPEQYREFALKYISKICEAINEVPLTVFAKDAFFVRKDLSTLKCNTIGLDWTMDIAESRELIGWGKTLQGNMDPCLLYADNETIKRETIKMLRAFGPKRHIANLGHGLYPDTEKDKVKFFVDTIKEFKF
- a CDS encoding noncanonical pyrimidine nucleotidase, YjjG family, with translation MVRKYRHIFFDLDHTLWDADANSAETLKELYYKYALQEKGLVSLDAFIEKYDEINKKFWADYSKGRISKQSLRYKRFLLVLQHFGVKNYDLSYSLSEDYVEIAPHKSIVQPYTYEILNYLGSKYSLHIITNGFEDAQFSKLKASKIETHFKRVITPEQAGYKKPSPLIFEYALKQVKANAVDCIMIGDDLEVDILGARAAGMDQVYYNLTDKQHAETISYEIKSLNELMEIL
- the upp gene encoding uracil phosphoribosyltransferase, whose amino-acid sequence is MQVTIMSQTNSVMNQYMAELRDVTIQGDSMRFRRNIERMGEVFAYEISKTLSYNTIEVTTPLGHAHANVLAEQPVLATVLRAGLPLHYGMHNVFDKAENAFVSAYRQHQKDGSFDVKVEYMASPDLNNKTLILADPMMATGTSIELTYKALLRRGVPKKIHVVSVIASHEGVEYVKRHLPDTISLWIGAVDEELTVQSYIVPGLGDAGDLSFGIKQ